A window of the Xenopus laevis strain J_2021 chromosome 9_10L, Xenopus_laevis_v10.1, whole genome shotgun sequence genome harbors these coding sequences:
- the spop.L gene encoding speckle-type POZ protein A translates to MSRVPSPPPPAEMSSGPVAESWCYTQIKVVKFSYMWTINNFSFCREEMGEVIKSSTFSSGANDKLKWCLRVNPKGLDEESKDYLSLYLLLVSCPKSEVRAKFKFSILNAKGEETKAMESQRAYRFVQGKDWGFKKFIRRDFLLDEANGLLPDDKLTLFCEVSVVQDSVNISGQNTMNMVKVPECRLADELGGLWENSRFTDCCLCVAGQEFQAHKAILAARSPVFSAMFEHEMEESKKNRVEIKDVEPDVFKEMMCFIYTGKASNLDKMADDLLAAADKYALERLKVMCEEALCSNLSVENAAEILILADLHSADQLKTQAVDFINYHASDVMETSGWKSMVVSHPHLVAEAYRSLASAQCPFLGPPRKRLKQS, encoded by the exons ATTAAAGTTGTCAAGTTTTCCTACATGTGGACCATCAACAATTTTAGCTTTTGCCGAGAGGAGATGGGGGAGGTGATCAAGAGCTCAACCTTCTCATCAGGCGCCAATGACAAACTTAAATG GTGCTTGCGGGTTAATCCCAAGGGACTGGATGAGGAGAGTAAAGACTATCTATCCCTTTACCTATTGTTGGTCAGTTGTCCAAAGAGTGAGGTGCGCGCCAAGTTTAAATTCTCCATTCTGAATGCCAAGGGAGAGGAGACCAAGGCAATGG AGAGTCAGCGGGCCTACCGGTTTGTTCAGGGCAAGGACTGGGGCTTCAAGAAATTTATCCGCAGGGACTTTTTACTCGACGAGGCCAATGGCCTTCTTCCAGATGACAAACTTACACTCTTCTGCGAG GTTAGTGTGGTGCAGGATTCTGTCAACATTTCTGGCCAGAACACAATGAACATGGTCAAAGTCCCAGAATGCCGCCTTGCGGATGAACTCGGAGGACTGTGGGAGAATTCTCGTTTCACGGACTGCTGTCTCTGTGTGGCTGGCCAAGAATTCCAGGCACACAAAGCCATCCTGGCAG cgCGGTCTCCTGTGTTTAGCGCCATGTTTGAGCATGAAATGGAAGAGAGCAAAAAG AACCGCGTGGAGATAAAAGACGTGGAACCGGACGTGTTtaaagaaatgatgtgtttcaTCTACACGGGGAAAGCCTCCAACCTTGACAAAATGGCCGATGATTTATTGGCTgcagcagacaag TATGCGCTGGAGCGTCTCAAAGTGATGTGCGAGGAAGCGCTGTGCAGTAACCTGTCCGTGGAAAATGCGGCAGAAATTCTCATTTTGGCCGACTTACACAGCGCAGATCAACTGAAAACGCAGGCTGTGGACTTCATCAATTA CCACGCCTCTGATGTGATGGAAACGTCTGGATGGAAGTCTATGGTGGTGTCTCACCCACACCTGGTCGCAGAAGCATATCGCTCTCTAGCATCCGCCCAGTGCCCCTTCCTGGGCCCCCCACGCAAACGCCTGAAGCAATCATAA